A window from Mycobacterium saskatchewanense encodes these proteins:
- the glpX gene encoding class II fructose-bisphosphatase, translating into MTAEGARSSGPGPASHSQQDAGPGGGPPKARGRGEAPDRNLALELVRVTEAGAMAAGRWVGRGDKEGGDGAAVDAMRELVNSVSMRGVVVIGEGEKDNAPMLYNGEEVGNGDGPECDFAVDPVDGTTLMSKGMPNAISVLAVAERGAMFDPSAVYYMNKIAVGPEAADVLDITAPIAENIRAVAKVKHLSVRDMTVCILDRPRHARLIEEARATGARIRLITDGDVAGAISACRYQSGTDLLAGIGGTPEGIIAAAAIRCMGGAIQAQLAPKDDEERQKAIDAGYDLDQVLTTEDLVSGENVFFCATGVTSGDLLKGVQYYPGGCTTQSIVMRSKSGTVRMIEAYHRLSKLNEYSSIDFTGDSTAAYPLP; encoded by the coding sequence ATGACAGCTGAGGGCGCCCGCTCATCTGGACCCGGTCCTGCGTCCCATTCGCAGCAGGACGCCGGCCCGGGCGGGGGCCCGCCCAAGGCGCGCGGGCGGGGCGAGGCCCCGGACCGCAACCTGGCCCTTGAGCTGGTCCGCGTCACCGAGGCCGGCGCCATGGCGGCCGGCCGCTGGGTCGGCCGCGGCGACAAAGAGGGCGGTGACGGCGCGGCCGTCGACGCGATGCGCGAACTCGTCAACTCGGTGTCGATGCGCGGCGTGGTGGTGATCGGCGAGGGCGAGAAGGACAACGCGCCGATGCTCTACAACGGGGAGGAGGTCGGCAACGGCGACGGCCCCGAATGCGACTTCGCCGTCGACCCGGTCGACGGCACCACGCTGATGAGCAAGGGCATGCCCAACGCGATCTCTGTGCTGGCGGTGGCCGAGCGCGGCGCGATGTTCGACCCGTCGGCGGTGTACTACATGAACAAGATCGCCGTCGGGCCCGAGGCCGCCGACGTGCTGGACATCACCGCGCCGATCGCCGAGAACATCCGTGCGGTCGCCAAGGTGAAGCACCTCTCCGTGCGGGACATGACCGTCTGCATCCTGGACCGGCCCCGGCATGCCCGGCTGATCGAGGAGGCCCGGGCGACCGGCGCCCGCATCCGGCTGATCACCGACGGCGACGTCGCCGGCGCTATCTCGGCGTGCCGGTACCAGTCGGGCACCGACCTGCTGGCCGGCATCGGCGGCACCCCGGAGGGCATCATCGCCGCGGCCGCCATCCGCTGCATGGGCGGTGCCATCCAGGCACAGCTGGCGCCGAAGGACGACGAGGAACGCCAGAAGGCCATCGACGCCGGCTACGACCTGGACCAGGTGCTGACCACCGAGGACCTGGTGTCCGGCGAGAACGTCTTCTTCTGCGCCACCGGCGTCACCAGCGGCGACCTGCTCAAGGGCGTGCAGTACTACCCGGGCGGGTGCACCACCCAGTCGATCGTGATGCGCTCGAAGTCGGGCACCGTCCGCATGATCGAGGCCTACCACCGGCTCTCGAAGCTCAACGAATACTCGTCCATCGATTTCACCGGCGACAGCACCGCCGCCTATCCCCTGCCCTGA
- a CDS encoding class II fumarate hydratase yields the protein MADSALQDNTDTEYRIEHDTMGEVRVPAKALWRAQTQRAVENFPISGRGLERTQIRALGLLKGACAQVNKDLGLLAPEKADAIIAAAAEIADGQHDDQFPIDVFQTGSGTSSNMNTNEVIASIAAANGVTVHPNDDVNMSQSSNDTFPTATHIAATEAAVRHLIPALEVLHDALAGKAREWHTVVKSGRTHLMDAVPVTLGQEFSGYARQIEAGIERVRATLPRLGELAIGGTAVGTGLNAPDGFGARVVETLIVSTGLNELRPAKNSFEAQAARDGLVEASGALRTIAVSLTKIANDIRWMGSGPLTGLAEIRLPDLQPGSSIMPGKVNPVLPEAVTQVAAQVIGNDAAVTVGGLSGAFELNVYIPMMARNILESFKLLTNVSRLFAERCIVGLAANVEHLRELAESSPSIVTPLNSAIGYEEAAAVAKQALKERKTIRQTVIDRGLIGDKLSEEELDRRLDVLAMAKVKPED from the coding sequence ATGGCCGATAGCGCCCTGCAAGACAACACAGACACCGAATACCGCATCGAGCATGACACCATGGGCGAGGTCCGCGTACCCGCAAAAGCGTTGTGGCGGGCGCAGACTCAGCGCGCAGTCGAGAACTTCCCGATCTCGGGGCGGGGCCTGGAGCGCACCCAGATCCGGGCGCTGGGCCTGCTCAAGGGGGCCTGTGCGCAGGTGAACAAGGACCTGGGGCTGCTGGCGCCGGAGAAGGCGGACGCGATCATCGCCGCCGCGGCCGAGATCGCCGACGGCCAACACGACGACCAGTTCCCCATCGACGTGTTCCAGACCGGTTCGGGGACAAGCTCGAACATGAACACCAACGAGGTGATCGCGTCCATCGCGGCCGCCAACGGGGTCACGGTGCACCCCAACGACGACGTGAACATGTCGCAGTCGTCGAACGACACCTTCCCGACGGCCACCCACATCGCGGCCACCGAGGCGGCGGTGCGCCACCTCATCCCGGCGCTCGAGGTGCTGCACGACGCGCTGGCCGGCAAGGCCCGCGAGTGGCACACGGTGGTCAAGTCCGGCCGCACCCACCTGATGGACGCCGTTCCGGTCACGCTCGGCCAGGAGTTCAGCGGGTACGCCCGGCAGATCGAGGCCGGCATCGAGCGGGTCCGGGCCACGCTGCCGCGGCTGGGCGAACTGGCGATTGGCGGGACCGCCGTCGGCACCGGCCTCAACGCGCCCGACGGGTTCGGCGCCCGGGTGGTCGAAACCCTGATCGTCTCCACGGGTCTGAATGAACTGCGGCCGGCCAAGAACTCCTTCGAGGCGCAGGCGGCGCGCGACGGCCTGGTCGAGGCGTCCGGCGCACTGCGCACCATCGCGGTGTCGCTGACCAAGATCGCCAACGACATCCGCTGGATGGGGTCGGGCCCGCTGACCGGCCTGGCCGAGATCCGGCTCCCCGACCTGCAGCCGGGCAGCTCCATCATGCCGGGCAAGGTGAATCCTGTTCTGCCGGAAGCGGTTACACAGGTCGCCGCGCAGGTGATCGGCAACGACGCGGCGGTCACGGTCGGCGGTTTGTCGGGCGCCTTCGAGCTCAACGTCTACATCCCCATGATGGCCCGCAACATCCTCGAGTCGTTCAAGCTGCTGACCAACGTGTCGAGGTTGTTCGCCGAACGCTGCATCGTCGGGCTGGCCGCCAACGTCGAGCACCTGCGCGAGCTGGCCGAGTCGTCGCCGTCGATCGTGACGCCGCTGAACTCGGCCATCGGCTACGAGGAGGCCGCCGCCGTCGCCAAGCAGGCACTCAAGGAACGCAAGACGATCCGCCAGACCGTCATCGACCGCGGCTTGATCGGCGACAAGCTGTCCGAAGAGGAACTGGACCGCCGTCTGGACGTCTTGGCGATGGCGAAAGTCAAGCCGGAAGACTAG